One genomic window of Candidatus Hydrogenedentota bacterium includes the following:
- a CDS encoding sensor domain-containing diguanylate cyclase, with product MPFSERFYKDILDNLYDAVYFVNTDRKITYWNKAAERLTGYAADEVEGRCCRDNILMHVTEEGRTLCNTMCPLMHTILSGDRGEAEICLHHRDGHRVPVSVRVMPMMDETGVIVGAIEVFNDNSRSLAVRRKADELHRMAMLCPLTNAGNRRYAETTIDAKLAGLCEGGLGFGVLFMDVDNFKKLNDSAGHAAGDQALRMVAQTLIHSLRDRDVVCRWGGEEFVAILDHVDLRFLSIAAERCRALVEQAAAHHGDQLLRVTVSVGASLAQTTDTRQSLIERTDALMYKSKSSGKNRVSIG from the coding sequence ATGCCGTTCTCGGAACGCTTCTACAAGGACATTCTCGACAACCTGTATGATGCCGTCTACTTCGTCAATACCGATCGCAAGATCACCTATTGGAACAAGGCCGCCGAACGACTCACCGGCTATGCGGCCGATGAAGTCGAGGGACGTTGTTGCCGCGACAATATCCTGATGCACGTCACTGAAGAAGGCCGAACCCTGTGCAACACGATGTGCCCGCTAATGCACACGATTCTTTCAGGCGATCGGGGCGAAGCGGAAATCTGCTTGCACCATCGCGACGGCCACCGCGTCCCCGTCAGCGTTCGAGTCATGCCCATGATGGATGAAACGGGCGTGATTGTTGGCGCCATAGAGGTGTTCAACGACAACTCACGATCGCTTGCAGTCCGCCGGAAAGCAGACGAGCTCCACCGAATGGCCATGCTCTGCCCACTCACAAACGCGGGAAACCGGCGCTACGCCGAGACCACGATCGATGCAAAACTGGCAGGCCTGTGCGAAGGCGGGCTCGGTTTCGGAGTCCTGTTTATGGACGTAGACAACTTCAAGAAGTTGAATGATTCCGCCGGCCACGCCGCCGGAGACCAGGCGTTGCGAATGGTCGCGCAGACGCTAATTCATAGTCTGCGTGATCGTGACGTGGTCTGCCGGTGGGGTGGCGAAGAGTTTGTTGCCATCCTCGACCACGTCGATTTGCGGTTTCTGAGCATCGCCGCCGAACGTTGCAGGGCCTTGGTCGAACAAGCTGCCGCGCACCACGGCGATCAGTTGCTTCGCGTCACCGTGTCTGTTGGCGCATCCCTTGCCCAAACCACCGACACCCGCCAGTCCCTTATCGAGCGTACCGACGCGCTCATGTACAAAAGCAAGTCCTCCGGGAAAAACCGCGTATCCATCGGATAG
- a CDS encoding PAS domain S-box protein — translation MSKRRQAATVEEATHDSTTWTQAIVESAVDGIITIDETGKIEHFNRAAERMFGYTAAEVVGHNVNMLMPEPMRSEHDVHLSRYRDTGKKHIIGLVRELEGRHKNGRVFPFEISISEVSLGNRRIFTAILHDISARKRNQEEKDRLFRDLNKRNMEISSLYRVGEIIRSGQDMPEICRRVSEEVRTAFARPEAIGTVVRFDGEAYHCAEFKETPWRMVADIMVAGRKRGDVEVDYLERPVNHCDPFLPQERDLISAIAAALAEMVERRDAESKVIQASKLASIGELAAGVGHEINNPLNGIINCADILIQVLTDRPKDRQFAELIRSEAERIARIVQNLLTFSRQDRESHSPARLLDIVDAVLSLSRKKIAKSHVRLTVDVPEDLPKVKCRSEQMQQVLMNLIINALHALDDKYPVADAGKVLHITARQHEIDSRPWLRLTVEDHGAGIAPIHMDRLFDPFFTTKSREVGTGLGLSVSDGIVKDHGGRITVESEIGKFARFHVDLPLDNGWISTSAVTD, via the coding sequence ATGTCGAAGCGACGGCAAGCTGCAACGGTGGAAGAAGCAACACACGATAGCACTACGTGGACGCAGGCTATTGTGGAGTCTGCCGTCGATGGGATTATTACGATAGACGAAACGGGCAAGATCGAGCATTTCAATCGGGCCGCGGAGCGTATGTTCGGGTATACGGCGGCGGAGGTGGTTGGCCATAACGTCAACATGCTCATGCCAGAACCAATGCGCAGCGAGCATGACGTTCACCTTTCGCGGTATCGTGACACGGGTAAGAAGCACATTATTGGCCTAGTCCGGGAACTGGAGGGCCGCCATAAAAACGGGCGCGTCTTCCCGTTTGAGATTAGCATCAGCGAAGTCTCGTTGGGCAACCGCCGCATTTTCACGGCCATTCTTCACGATATAAGCGCGCGCAAGCGCAATCAGGAAGAGAAGGACCGCCTCTTCCGTGACCTGAATAAGCGCAATATGGAGATTTCCTCGCTCTACCGGGTGGGGGAGATCATACGTTCCGGGCAAGACATGCCCGAAATCTGCCGGCGTGTCTCTGAGGAAGTGAGAACGGCATTCGCGCGGCCTGAGGCCATTGGTACGGTGGTCCGATTCGATGGCGAGGCCTATCACTGCGCGGAGTTCAAGGAAACGCCTTGGCGGATGGTGGCCGATATTATGGTTGCGGGCCGCAAGCGCGGCGATGTGGAAGTCGACTACCTGGAACGTCCCGTAAATCATTGCGATCCGTTCCTCCCGCAGGAACGCGACCTCATCTCGGCCATAGCCGCCGCATTGGCGGAGATGGTCGAGCGGCGCGATGCAGAGAGCAAAGTTATACAGGCATCGAAGTTGGCCTCAATTGGCGAATTGGCTGCTGGTGTGGGGCACGAAATCAACAATCCGCTGAATGGCATCATCAACTGTGCAGATATCTTGATCCAGGTGCTTACCGATCGACCCAAAGACCGCCAGTTTGCGGAACTCATCCGGTCGGAAGCGGAGCGCATTGCCCGAATCGTGCAAAACCTGCTGACGTTTTCCCGTCAGGATCGTGAGTCACACAGTCCGGCGCGCCTTCTGGATATTGTCGATGCCGTCCTTTCGCTGAGCCGGAAGAAGATTGCGAAGTCGCACGTTCGCCTGACCGTGGATGTTCCGGAAGACCTTCCAAAGGTGAAGTGCCGCAGCGAGCAGATGCAGCAGGTTCTCATGAATCTCATCATCAATGCGTTGCACGCGCTGGACGACAAGTACCCCGTTGCCGATGCTGGCAAGGTGCTACACATCACGGCGCGACAACATGAGATAGACAGCCGGCCGTGGTTGCGTTTGACCGTTGAGGACCACGGGGCGGGTATTGCGCCTATCCACATGGACCGGCTCTTTGACCCGTTTTTTACCACAAAGAGCCGTGAAGTTGGGACGGGGCTTGGACTATCGGTCTCGGATGGCATCGTGAAAGACCACGGGGGCCGTATAACGGTCGAGAGCGAGATTGGTAAGTTTGCGAGATTTCACGTGGACCTGCCGTTGGACAATGGCTGGATTTCCACGTCTGCAGTGACGGATTAG